A stretch of the Mycobacteroides immunogenum genome encodes the following:
- the truA gene encoding tRNA pseudouridine(38-40) synthase TruA — protein sequence MVTSHDQPAISDGGLVRLRLDIAYDGTAFAGWATQVNQRTVAGVLAEAFTTIVGEPVSLYAAGRTDAGVHATGQVAHLDVPAACLPGLRGRYRPDGAPEFDRLIRRLSRFLPNDVRVLDIARAPAHFDARFSALRRHYEYRLSRAPFGVLPLARHDVVGWHRPLDVDAMNAASQELLGLRDFAAFCRHREGATTIRELQRFDWGVDGHQLTARVSADAFCWSMVRSLVGAVLAVGEGRRPVQWCADLLKKERRSSDFAAAPARGLTLVGVDYPPDDEMAARVMITRDVRIRPSG from the coding sequence TTGGTCACATCTCACGACCAGCCCGCCATCTCTGATGGCGGGCTGGTTCGTTTGCGGCTCGATATCGCCTATGACGGAACCGCTTTCGCAGGCTGGGCGACGCAGGTAAACCAGCGCACGGTGGCCGGGGTGCTGGCTGAGGCGTTCACGACCATCGTGGGCGAGCCGGTGTCGCTGTATGCCGCCGGACGTACCGATGCGGGTGTGCATGCGACCGGTCAGGTGGCCCACCTCGATGTCCCCGCGGCCTGCCTGCCCGGTTTGCGCGGTCGGTATCGCCCGGATGGTGCACCGGAATTCGACAGGCTGATTCGGCGGCTGTCACGCTTTCTGCCCAACGATGTACGCGTGCTCGATATCGCGCGTGCCCCGGCACATTTCGATGCGCGCTTCTCGGCGCTGCGGCGCCACTACGAGTACCGGCTGTCGAGGGCCCCCTTTGGAGTGCTGCCGCTGGCGCGTCACGATGTCGTCGGCTGGCACCGGCCGCTGGACGTGGATGCGATGAACGCGGCATCGCAGGAGTTGTTGGGGCTGCGCGATTTCGCCGCCTTCTGCCGCCACCGTGAGGGCGCTACCACCATCCGTGAGTTACAGCGGTTCGACTGGGGCGTGGACGGTCATCAGCTGACCGCGCGCGTGAGCGCCGACGCCTTCTGCTGGTCCATGGTGCGCTCGTTGGTGGGCGCGGTGCTGGCAGTGGGGGAGGGCCGGCGACCGGTGCAGTGGTGCGCCGATCTGTTGAAGAAGGAAAGGCGTTCCAGCGATTTCGCGGCAGCACCGGCGCGTGGACTGACGCTGGTCGGGGTCGATTACCCGCCGGACGACGAGATGGCGGCGCGAGTGATGATCACCCGCGATGTACGGATCAGACCGTCCGGCTAG
- the rplQ gene encoding 50S ribosomal protein L17, translating into MPKPTKGARLGGSSSHQKAILANLATALFEHGRIKTTETKARVLRPYAEKLITHAKKGDLHNRREVLKKIRDKDVVHALFEEIGPFYADRNGGYTRIIKVENRKGDNAPMAIIELVKEKTVTSEADRARRVASTKKAEAPAEEAKADEAVEVETDTADDAAAEVEGAADAATDSAEAPAAEDADKKD; encoded by the coding sequence ATGCCCAAGCCCACAAAGGGTGCCCGCCTCGGTGGGTCGTCTTCGCACCAGAAGGCGATCCTGGCCAACCTGGCCACCGCGCTCTTCGAGCACGGCCGGATCAAGACCACCGAGACCAAGGCCCGCGTATTGCGGCCCTACGCCGAGAAGCTGATCACCCACGCCAAGAAGGGCGATCTGCACAACCGGCGCGAGGTGCTCAAGAAGATCCGTGACAAGGACGTCGTGCACGCCCTGTTCGAGGAGATCGGTCCGTTCTACGCCGATCGCAACGGTGGCTACACCCGCATCATCAAGGTCGAGAACCGCAAGGGCGACAACGCGCCCATGGCGATCATCGAGCTGGTGAAGGAGAAGACGGTCACCTCCGAGGCCGACCGGGCTCGCCGGGTTGCCTCGACCAAGAAGGCCGAAGCTCCCGCGGAAGAGGCCAAGGCTGACGAGGCCGTCGAGGTTGAGACCGACACCGCCGATGACGCGGCCGCAGAGGTCGAAGGTGCGGCCGACGCCGCGACTGACTCGGCCGAGGCGCCTGCTGCTGAGGACGCAGACAAGAAGGACTGA
- a CDS encoding DNA-directed RNA polymerase subunit alpha, whose translation MLISQRPTLSEDTLAENRSRFVIEPLEPGFGYTLGNSLRRTLLSSIPGAAVTSIRIDGVLHEFTTVPGVKEDVTDIILNLKSLVVSSEEDEPVTMYLRKQGPGAVTAGDIVPPAGVTVHNPDMHIATLNDKGKLEIELVVERGRGYVPAVQNKASGAEIGRIPVDSIYSPVLKVTYNVEATRVEQRTDFDKLVLDVETKNSISPRDALASAGKTLVELFGLARELNVEAEGIEIGPSPAEADHIASFALPIEDLDLTVRSYNCLKREGVHTVGELVARTESDLLDIRNFGQKSIDEVKIKLHQLGLSLKDSPTSFDPSEVAGYDVATGTWSDTGSYDFDGDQDFAETEQL comes from the coding sequence ATGCTGATTTCTCAGCGACCCACCCTGTCCGAGGACACGCTGGCCGAGAACCGGTCGCGCTTCGTCATCGAGCCCCTGGAGCCGGGATTCGGCTACACCCTGGGTAACTCGCTGCGGCGCACCCTGCTGTCGTCCATCCCGGGCGCAGCCGTCACCAGCATCCGGATCGACGGTGTGCTGCACGAGTTCACCACCGTTCCCGGGGTGAAGGAAGACGTCACCGACATCATCCTGAACCTCAAGAGCCTCGTGGTGTCCTCGGAAGAGGACGAGCCGGTCACCATGTACCTGCGCAAGCAGGGACCGGGCGCCGTCACCGCCGGTGACATCGTGCCGCCCGCCGGTGTGACCGTGCACAACCCCGACATGCACATCGCGACGCTGAACGACAAGGGCAAGCTGGAAATCGAGCTCGTCGTCGAGCGTGGCCGTGGTTACGTCCCGGCCGTGCAGAACAAGGCCTCGGGTGCTGAGATCGGTCGTATCCCGGTCGATTCCATCTACTCGCCGGTGCTCAAGGTGACCTACAACGTCGAGGCCACCCGCGTCGAGCAGCGCACCGACTTCGACAAGCTGGTGCTGGACGTCGAGACCAAGAACTCGATCAGCCCGCGCGACGCACTGGCTTCGGCCGGCAAGACGCTGGTTGAATTGTTTGGGCTCGCACGTGAATTGAACGTGGAGGCCGAAGGGATCGAGATCGGGCCGTCGCCGGCCGAGGCAGACCACATCGCCTCGTTCGCGCTGCCCATCGAGGACCTGGACCTGACCGTCCGTTCGTACAACTGCCTCAAGCGCGAGGGTGTGCACACCGTCGGCGAGTTGGTTGCGCGCACCGAGTCGGACCTGCTGGACATCCGCAACTTCGGCCAGAAGTCCATCGACGAGGTGAAGATCAAGCTGCACCAGCTGGGTCTGTCGCTCAAGGACAGCCCGACCAGCTTCGATCCGTCCGAGGTCGCCGGATACGACGTCGCCACCGGCACCTGGTCGGACACCGGCTCGTACGACTTCGATGGCGATCAAGACTTCGCCGAAACCGAACAGCTCTAA
- the rpsD gene encoding 30S ribosomal protein S4, protein MARYTGPVTRKSRRLGVDLVGGSSAYEKRPYPPGQHGRARIKESEYRQQLQEKQKARFTYGVMEKQFRRYYAEAVRSSGKTGEQLLQILESRLDNVVYRAGLARTRRMARQLVSHGHFTVNNVKVDVPSYRVSQYDIIDIKPKSLNTLPFEVARETAGERPIPGWLQVVGERQRILVHQLPERAQIDVPLAEQLIVEFYSK, encoded by the coding sequence ATGGCTCGTTATACCGGACCCGTCACTCGCAAGTCCCGTCGTCTGGGCGTCGACCTGGTCGGTGGCTCCAGCGCGTACGAGAAGCGTCCTTACCCTCCCGGCCAGCACGGCCGCGCGCGGATCAAGGAGAGCGAATACCGTCAGCAGCTGCAGGAGAAGCAGAAGGCCCGCTTCACCTACGGCGTCATGGAGAAGCAGTTCCGCCGCTACTACGCCGAGGCCGTGCGTTCCTCGGGTAAGACCGGTGAGCAGCTGCTGCAGATCCTGGAAAGCCGTCTCGACAACGTGGTGTACCGCGCCGGTCTGGCACGTACCCGCCGGATGGCCCGCCAGCTCGTCAGCCACGGCCACTTCACCGTCAACAACGTGAAGGTCGACGTGCCCAGCTACCGGGTGTCGCAGTACGACATCATCGACATCAAGCCGAAGTCGCTGAACACCCTGCCGTTCGAGGTCGCACGCGAGACCGCGGGCGAGCGCCCCATCCCGGGCTGGCTGCAGGTCGTCGGCGAGCGTCAGCGCATCCTGGTGCACCAGCTCCCCGAGCGTGCCCAGATCGACGTGCCGCTGGCAGAGCAGCTGATCGTCGAGTTCTACTCGAAGTAA
- the rpsK gene encoding 30S ribosomal protein S11 has product MAPKKPGAAGPKKAQKTRRREKKNVPHGAAHIKSTFNNTIVSITDPQGNVISWASSGHVGFKGSRKSTPFAAQLAAENAARKAQEHGVKKVDVFVKGPGSGRETAIRSLQAAGLEVGAISDVTPQPHNGCRPPKRRRV; this is encoded by the coding sequence ATGGCACCGAAGAAACCAGGGGCCGCAGGGCCCAAGAAGGCACAGAAGACCCGTCGCCGGGAAAAGAAGAACGTCCCGCACGGCGCCGCTCACATCAAGAGCACCTTCAACAACACGATCGTCTCGATCACCGACCCTCAGGGCAACGTGATCTCCTGGGCGTCCTCCGGTCACGTCGGCTTCAAGGGTTCGCGCAAGTCGACCCCGTTCGCCGCGCAGCTGGCCGCCGAGAACGCTGCCCGCAAGGCGCAGGAGCACGGCGTCAAGAAGGTCGACGTGTTCGTCAAGGGTCCCGGCTCCGGCCGCGAGACCGCCATCCGCTCCCTGCAGGCCGCCGGCCTCGAGGTGGGCGCGATTTCCGATGTCACTCCGCAGCCGCACAACGGTTGCCGTCCGCCCAAGCGGCGCCGGGTCTAG
- the rpsM gene encoding 30S ribosomal protein S13 — protein sequence MARLVGVDLPRDKRMEIALTYIYGIGRTRSKEILAATGISPEQRSKDLTDDQVTQLREYIEASLKVEGDLRREVQADIRRKIEIGCYQGLRHRRGLPVRGQRTKTNARTRKGPKRTIAGKKKAR from the coding sequence ATGGCACGTCTCGTAGGCGTTGACCTACCGCGCGATAAGCGTATGGAAATCGCGCTCACTTATATCTATGGCATTGGCCGGACCCGCTCCAAGGAGATCCTGGCCGCCACGGGCATCAGCCCCGAGCAGCGCAGCAAGGACCTGACCGATGATCAGGTGACGCAGCTGCGTGAATACATCGAAGCCTCTCTCAAGGTGGAGGGTGACCTGCGCCGCGAGGTTCAGGCCGACATCCGCCGCAAGATCGAGATCGGCTGCTACCAGGGCCTGCGGCACCGTCGCGGCCTGCCGGTGCGCGGTCAGCGGACCAAGACCAACGCGCGTACCCGCAAGGGCCCGAAGCGCACCATCGCCGGCAAGAAGAAGGCCAGGTAA
- the rpmJ gene encoding 50S ribosomal protein L36: MKVNPSVKPICDKCRVIRRHGRVMVICQDPRHKQRQG, from the coding sequence GTGAAGGTCAACCCGAGCGTCAAGCCGATCTGCGACAAGTGCCGCGTCATTCGCCGGCACGGGCGGGTCATGGTGATCTGCCAGGACCCCCGCCACAAGCAGCGGCAGGGCTAA
- the infA gene encoding translation initiation factor IF-1, producing MAKKDGAIEVEGRVVEPLPNAMFRIELENGHKVLAHISGKMRQHYIRILPEDRVVVELSPYDLSRGRIVYRYK from the coding sequence ATGGCTAAGAAAGACGGAGCCATCGAGGTCGAGGGTCGGGTGGTCGAACCCCTGCCCAATGCGATGTTTCGCATTGAGCTGGAGAACGGACACAAGGTACTCGCTCACATCAGCGGCAAGATGCGGCAGCACTACATCCGCATCCTGCCCGAGGACAGAGTGGTAGTGGAGTTGTCTCCCTACGACCTGTCCCGCGGTCGGATCGTTTACCGGTACAAGTAA
- a CDS encoding FAD-dependent oxidoreductase, protein MAHLAAVSADARRDITDDAVVIVGGGPVGLLAATVLARRGIRVVVLEAAGSKERQRHRNCATFVGHSTLRRYDRVAPELGTRLRASALAVHGVQTFYQGRPVFVMSSYAPSRMPGPWNPAAWGMSLSQRTIEDETLAEALELGVEYHPGTAVTDISTDHTGARLTLASGDRVRASYVIAADGTKSAIRQALHIGMSERPPSPSCVVIDVEPHPDGATVDLPVQIQYHHPDLGGRHAIRLPYPDGLRLDVQLLPKDETAPSDEQVRSWVTALTRDEWYADHIRSVEVHQTVQGVAASYTDVNRRVLLAGEAAHQFAPLGGRSLNSGVADAIVAAEAIAEALSEPGDLAAAWLAINRSARERRRSGVRNRMLSARAQRVLDGSDVSMRARRTMAAKSAPHIWIAGAWLTAGLVRPTAIPHISRSGVTWS, encoded by the coding sequence GTGGCTCACCTCGCGGCAGTTTCGGCAGATGCGCGCCGGGACATCACCGACGACGCTGTCGTGATTGTCGGCGGCGGGCCCGTGGGGTTGCTTGCCGCTACGGTGCTTGCCCGCCGGGGAATTCGCGTGGTGGTGCTGGAGGCCGCCGGTTCGAAGGAACGCCAGCGGCACCGGAACTGTGCGACCTTCGTGGGACATTCGACGTTGCGGCGTTACGACCGGGTGGCGCCAGAGCTGGGTACACGGCTGCGTGCCTCGGCGCTTGCCGTGCACGGCGTGCAGACCTTTTATCAGGGCCGGCCGGTGTTCGTCATGTCCTCTTACGCGCCGTCACGCATGCCCGGCCCGTGGAACCCGGCGGCTTGGGGAATGAGCTTGTCGCAGCGCACCATTGAGGACGAGACGCTGGCGGAGGCGCTGGAGCTGGGGGTGGAGTACCACCCCGGAACCGCGGTTACCGACATCAGCACCGATCACACCGGTGCGCGGCTCACGCTTGCCAGCGGTGACCGGGTGCGCGCCAGTTATGTCATTGCCGCCGACGGCACCAAGTCGGCCATTCGTCAGGCGCTACACATCGGCATGTCGGAGCGGCCGCCGTCCCCGTCCTGCGTGGTCATCGACGTGGAACCGCACCCGGACGGTGCCACGGTGGATCTGCCCGTGCAGATCCAGTACCACCACCCCGATCTCGGCGGACGGCACGCCATCCGGCTGCCATACCCGGACGGGCTGCGCCTGGACGTCCAACTCTTACCCAAGGATGAGACGGCACCGTCCGACGAACAGGTGCGGTCCTGGGTGACGGCACTTACCCGCGACGAGTGGTACGCCGACCACATCAGGTCGGTGGAGGTGCATCAGACGGTGCAGGGCGTGGCCGCCAGCTACACCGATGTGAACCGCCGGGTGCTGTTGGCGGGCGAAGCCGCCCATCAGTTCGCTCCACTGGGTGGACGCAGTCTCAACTCGGGCGTGGCGGACGCGATCGTGGCCGCCGAGGCCATCGCGGAGGCGTTGAGCGAGCCCGGCGATCTGGCGGCGGCATGGCTGGCGATCAATCGCAGCGCCCGGGAACGGCGCCGCTCGGGAGTGCGCAACCGAATGCTGTCCGCCCGGGCCCAGCGGGTGCTCGACGGATCGGACGTGTCGATGCGAGCCCGAAGGACCATGGCGGCCAAATCCGCACCCCATATCTGGATCGCGGGTGCCTGGCTGACGGCGGGCCTGGTGCGTCCGACGGCGATCCCGCATATCAGCAGGTCGGGAGTCACCTGGTCCTGA
- a CDS encoding N-acyl-D-amino-acid deacylase family protein translates to MHDLIILGGTVYDGFGGPGITADVAIADGRVAAIGADLGPARQRIDADGLAVTPGFVDPHSHSDAVPFMSDPQSFKLLQGVTTEIVGNCGYTCAPTYPEHASTVKAEMGHAFPRFADYLDAVDDAGTTNHLAPLVGHNTLRIAVAGFEQKLPPGGLEQMCALADEAFAAGAVGWSSGLEYVPGAYAGREELIALGRVARRWNASYATHMRNEGEGLLDAVDEAIAVARAAGIRLQISHCKVSGHVAHGTAPRLLARIIQARLSGVDVLGDMYPYEACSTGLVAVLPTVASEGGEGRLRERLADPQERLRLRRIAEDPVDFAGAGIWREIRPGDLTVSRHAEPAVAGRTLADITGDRDAWDTLCDLILADPGADTVLHVMRADDVQAFMQSPLVSIGSDNDVPAGLVHPRTYGTFPRFLGAYVRDQKVLPLGEAVRKMTSASAAQFGLSDRGWLGRGAAADICVFDPKVIDHAGTYRSPETPPVGMRWVLLEGTPVIRDGQFSGERRGRLLRAGRRELASSLR, encoded by the coding sequence ATGCATGACCTCATCATCCTGGGCGGCACCGTCTATGACGGGTTCGGCGGCCCGGGCATCACCGCCGACGTCGCCATCGCCGATGGGCGAGTCGCCGCGATCGGCGCGGATCTGGGTCCTGCTCGCCAGCGCATCGACGCTGACGGCCTCGCGGTGACGCCCGGCTTCGTCGACCCGCATTCGCACTCCGACGCCGTCCCGTTCATGTCGGATCCGCAGTCATTCAAACTGCTGCAGGGAGTAACGACCGAGATCGTCGGAAACTGCGGATACACCTGTGCGCCCACGTATCCGGAGCATGCTTCGACGGTGAAAGCCGAGATGGGACATGCCTTCCCGCGGTTCGCCGACTACCTGGATGCCGTCGATGACGCCGGAACGACCAACCATCTGGCACCGCTGGTAGGGCATAACACGCTGCGCATCGCGGTGGCCGGGTTCGAACAGAAGCTGCCACCCGGTGGACTGGAGCAGATGTGCGCGCTCGCCGACGAAGCGTTCGCCGCCGGTGCCGTCGGCTGGTCTTCGGGGCTGGAGTACGTGCCGGGCGCCTACGCCGGACGCGAGGAACTCATCGCGCTCGGGCGGGTCGCGCGCCGCTGGAACGCAAGCTATGCCACACATATGCGCAACGAGGGTGAGGGACTGCTCGATGCCGTCGACGAGGCGATTGCCGTCGCCCGTGCCGCCGGGATTCGGCTTCAGATATCGCATTGCAAGGTCTCCGGACATGTCGCGCACGGGACCGCGCCCCGGCTACTCGCGCGCATCATCCAGGCGCGCTTGTCCGGGGTGGACGTGCTGGGCGACATGTATCCCTACGAGGCCTGCAGCACCGGACTCGTCGCGGTGCTGCCGACCGTCGCCTCCGAAGGCGGTGAGGGCAGGTTGCGGGAAAGACTGGCCGATCCCCAGGAACGGCTGCGACTACGCCGGATCGCCGAGGACCCCGTTGATTTTGCGGGAGCGGGAATCTGGCGCGAGATCCGACCCGGCGACCTGACAGTCAGCAGGCACGCCGAGCCGGCCGTTGCCGGTCGCACCCTGGCCGACATCACGGGTGACCGCGACGCGTGGGACACCCTGTGCGATTTGATTCTCGCGGACCCCGGCGCCGACACCGTCCTGCATGTGATGCGGGCCGACGATGTTCAGGCATTCATGCAGAGCCCGCTTGTCTCGATCGGTTCGGACAACGACGTCCCGGCGGGCCTTGTCCATCCACGCACATATGGAACCTTCCCGCGCTTCCTTGGCGCCTACGTCCGTGATCAGAAGGTGCTGCCGCTCGGCGAGGCCGTGCGCAAGATGACATCGGCGTCCGCAGCACAATTCGGACTCTCGGACCGGGGCTGGTTGGGGCGCGGTGCTGCGGCCGACATATGTGTCTTCGACCCCAAGGTCATCGACCACGCCGGTACTTACCGCAGTCCCGAAACGCCGCCCGTCGGCATGCGGTGGGTGCTGCTGGAGGGGACCCCGGTGATCCGGGACGGACAGTTCTCCGGGGAGCGCCGAGGGCGACTGCTGCGGGCCGGCAGGCGTGAGTTAGCCAGTTCGCTGCGCTGA
- the pepN gene encoding aminopeptidase N — protein MPGENLTRAEAGERARLVSVESYDVALDLTTGPETFAVVTTVRFAAREGASTFLDLIAESVEHIELNGELLSSASAFADSRVQLPALAARNTVRIASTQRYTNSGEGLHRFVDPADGEVYLYSQFEVPDSRRMFAVFEQPDLKATFRFTVTAPAHWEVVSTQPTPARVAAGEKDGEAIAIWSFEPTQVLSSYITALVAGPYSVVRSELTSSDGRTIPLGVFCRKSLREHLDADYIFETTRRGFAFFEELFGYPYPFDKYDQLFVPEHSAGAMENVGAVTFIEEFVFRGRVTDAKREGRVATILHELAHMWFGNLVTMRWWNDLWLNESFADYVATLATVEATEWTQCWATSASSDKAWAYRQDQLPSTHPIAAEVRDLEDALTNFDGITYAKGASVLKQLVAWVGREPFMRGLHDYFTKHHHANTELTDFLAELEAQSGRDLTEWSALWLETAGVNTLRPVFELDASGRYTSFAIEQTATSEHPTLRPHRIAIGLYARQGDMVRRIHRIERDISAAHTPVPELIGTVQPDLLLVNDDDLSFAKIRLDDRSLRTAANHLGDIEDPLARALIWGTLWDATRDAELRASHFIDILLTHAGSETNSTTLRTVLRQLGDAVATYIPPRGRATTRAHAAHALWQLANGAGEGSDSQFQFVTAFAQFAVSSGQLDLVQGLLDGTKVLAGLTIDTDLGWMLLTALAAGGRATEAQIAARLAEDRTAAGEHAAARARAALATPEAKARAWATVFERGDVSNHTIEAIGAGFLQVHDVTLLEPYIEPFLNALLPVWESRTYVIVEQIVEGFYPSPLANVELARATRTWLDAHQDAPEPLRRMVSEHLSDTERALEAQARERQHTTSKVEVDA, from the coding sequence ATGCCGGGAGAGAACCTGACTCGAGCCGAGGCGGGGGAGCGGGCACGGCTCGTCAGTGTCGAAAGCTATGACGTGGCCCTGGATCTCACCACGGGCCCGGAAACCTTCGCGGTGGTCACCACCGTCCGGTTCGCGGCGCGAGAAGGCGCGTCGACGTTCCTGGATCTGATCGCGGAATCCGTGGAGCACATCGAGCTCAATGGCGAGTTATTAAGCTCTGCTTCGGCTTTCGCTGATTCACGGGTGCAATTGCCCGCGCTGGCGGCGCGTAACACCGTCCGGATTGCCTCGACGCAGCGGTACACCAACAGCGGCGAGGGCCTACATCGCTTCGTGGACCCCGCCGACGGTGAGGTCTATCTGTACTCCCAGTTCGAGGTGCCCGATTCGCGGCGCATGTTCGCGGTATTCGAACAGCCCGACCTCAAGGCGACGTTCCGATTCACCGTCACAGCCCCCGCACACTGGGAGGTGGTGAGCACCCAGCCGACACCGGCCCGCGTTGCCGCAGGCGAGAAAGACGGCGAGGCGATCGCAATCTGGTCGTTTGAGCCCACTCAGGTGCTTTCGAGCTACATCACGGCGCTGGTCGCGGGCCCCTACAGCGTGGTGCGCAGCGAGCTGACCAGCAGTGACGGCCGGACCATTCCGCTGGGGGTCTTCTGTCGTAAGTCGCTGCGCGAGCACCTCGATGCCGACTACATCTTCGAGACCACCCGCAGGGGCTTCGCGTTCTTCGAGGAGCTGTTCGGCTATCCGTATCCCTTCGACAAATACGACCAGCTCTTCGTCCCCGAGCACAGCGCCGGGGCCATGGAGAACGTAGGCGCCGTGACGTTCATCGAGGAGTTCGTGTTCCGCGGCCGTGTCACCGACGCCAAACGTGAGGGACGTGTCGCGACCATCCTGCATGAACTGGCGCATATGTGGTTCGGGAATCTCGTCACGATGCGGTGGTGGAATGATCTGTGGCTCAACGAGTCATTTGCCGACTACGTCGCCACCCTCGCGACCGTTGAGGCGACAGAATGGACGCAGTGCTGGGCCACCTCCGCGTCGTCCGATAAGGCGTGGGCCTACCGGCAGGACCAGCTGCCCTCCACACACCCGATCGCCGCGGAAGTGCGAGATCTTGAGGACGCGCTGACCAATTTCGACGGCATCACCTACGCCAAGGGGGCGTCGGTGCTCAAGCAGCTCGTCGCCTGGGTGGGCCGCGAACCGTTCATGCGCGGCTTGCATGACTACTTCACCAAGCATCACCATGCCAATACCGAACTCACCGACTTCCTGGCTGAGCTCGAAGCGCAGAGCGGCCGCGACCTGACGGAATGGTCGGCGCTGTGGCTGGAAACAGCCGGCGTGAACACGTTGCGGCCCGTCTTCGAGCTCGACGCCTCCGGTCGGTACACCTCGTTCGCGATCGAGCAGACCGCGACGTCCGAACATCCCACCCTCCGTCCGCACCGCATAGCCATTGGTCTGTATGCGCGCCAAGGGGATATGGTCCGCCGGATCCATCGGATCGAACGGGATATCAGCGCGGCGCACACGCCCGTACCCGAACTCATCGGCACGGTTCAGCCGGATCTACTGCTCGTGAACGACGACGACCTCAGCTTCGCCAAGATCCGGCTGGATGATCGTTCGTTGCGCACCGCGGCGAACCATCTCGGCGATATCGAAGACCCCCTGGCCCGCGCCTTGATCTGGGGCACGCTGTGGGACGCGACCCGTGACGCGGAGCTTCGCGCCTCCCACTTCATTGACATTCTGCTCACTCACGCGGGAAGTGAGACGAACTCGACCACCTTGCGCACCGTGCTTCGCCAACTCGGCGACGCGGTCGCCACCTATATACCTCCTCGAGGGCGCGCCACGACCAGGGCCCACGCCGCGCACGCGCTCTGGCAGCTCGCCAATGGCGCAGGCGAAGGATCTGACAGCCAGTTCCAGTTCGTCACTGCCTTCGCTCAATTCGCTGTCAGCTCTGGGCAACTCGATTTGGTGCAGGGACTCCTCGATGGCACGAAAGTTCTGGCTGGACTCACGATCGATACCGATCTGGGCTGGATGTTGCTCACCGCCCTCGCCGCCGGAGGCCGCGCCACCGAGGCGCAGATCGCGGCGCGCCTTGCCGAAGACCGCACCGCCGCCGGCGAACACGCGGCGGCCCGAGCGCGTGCGGCGCTTGCCACCCCCGAGGCGAAGGCCCGCGCCTGGGCCACGGTCTTCGAGCGCGGCGACGTGTCGAACCACACGATCGAAGCCATTGGCGCGGGCTTCTTGCAGGTGCACGATGTCACGTTGCTAGAGCCCTACATTGAACCTTTCCTCAACGCGCTGTTGCCGGTGTGGGAGTCACGCACCTACGTGATCGTCGAGCAGATTGTGGAGGGTTTCTATCCGTCTCCGCTCGCCAACGTCGAGTTGGCCCGCGCTACTCGCACGTGGCTCGACGCACATCAGGATGCCCCAGAACCGCTGCGCCGCATGGTTTCCGAACATCTCTCCGATACTGAACGCGCGCTGGAGGCGCAAGCGCGCGAACGTCAACACACGACTTCGAAGGTGGAAGTAGATGCATGA